The Deinococcus metalli genome includes a window with the following:
- a CDS encoding glycoside hydrolase family 130 protein produces MSLPGRKRSPVLFRRVDDNPILTAAQWPYPANSVFNAGATRLRDGTTLLLCRVEDFRGLSHLTAARSRDGVSAWRIDPEPTLAPHPDHPEEEWGVEDPRITYLPDQDCYAVLYTAYCHNGPGVALALTDDFVTFERRGIIFPPEDKDAALYPRKFGDHWAAIHRPVTSTSANMNLSFSANLYHFGNTRTVLEARRGAWWDANKVGLSAPPIETEEGWLVIYHGVKRTGSGVLYRNGLALFDLDHPERLIRRGDPWCFGPRDLAERVGDVDNVVFPCGTTLQDDGDTLHVYYGQADTSIGLATASVRQLLGWLRENSTMTPDPIRAEAQPADD; encoded by the coding sequence ATGTCACTTCCAGGGCGCAAACGCTCGCCGGTGCTGTTCCGCCGCGTCGACGACAACCCCATCCTGACCGCGGCCCAGTGGCCGTACCCGGCCAACTCGGTGTTCAACGCCGGCGCCACCCGCCTGCGCGACGGCACCACGCTGCTGCTGTGCCGCGTCGAGGACTTCCGAGGCCTGTCGCACCTCACGGCCGCCCGCTCGCGCGACGGCGTGAGCGCGTGGCGAATCGACCCCGAGCCCACCCTGGCCCCCCACCCGGATCACCCGGAGGAGGAGTGGGGCGTCGAGGATCCGCGGATCACGTACCTGCCGGATCAGGACTGTTACGCCGTGCTGTACACCGCGTACTGCCACAACGGCCCCGGCGTGGCCCTCGCGCTGACCGACGACTTCGTGACCTTCGAGCGGCGCGGCATCATCTTCCCCCCGGAGGACAAGGACGCCGCGCTGTATCCCCGGAAGTTCGGCGACCACTGGGCGGCCATCCACCGCCCGGTCACCAGCACCAGCGCGAACATGAACCTGTCGTTCAGCGCCAACCTCTACCACTTCGGCAACACCCGCACGGTGCTGGAAGCGCGGCGCGGCGCGTGGTGGGACGCCAACAAGGTGGGCCTGTCCGCGCCGCCCATCGAGACCGAGGAGGGCTGGCTGGTGATCTACCACGGCGTGAAACGGACCGGCAGCGGCGTGCTGTACCGCAACGGTCTGGCGCTGTTCGACCTGGACCACCCCGAACGCCTGATCCGCCGCGGCGATCCGTGGTGCTTCGGGCCGCGTGACCTGGCCGAGCGGGTCGGGGACGTGGACAACGTCGTCTTCCCCTGCGGCACCACCCTCCAGGATGACGGCGACACCCTGCACGTCTACTACGGGCAGGCGGACACCAGCATCGGCCTGGCGACCGCCAGCGTGCGGCAACTGCTGGGCTGGCTGCGCGAGAACTCCACCATGACGCCCGATCCCATCCGCGCCGAGGCGCAGCCCGCCGACGACTGA
- a CDS encoding acyl-CoA dehydrogenase family protein — protein sequence MFDEFNVHALLTPDERLIRESVRAFCERELLPEVAAWWDDGDLPVRDVMRRFGAVGLLGPTLPEEYGGAGATYSAYGAMMYELERVDSGLRSAASVQGSLVMYPIHEYGSEDQKRRWLPGLASGELIGCFGLTEPDGGSDPGAMRTRARRDGDHYVLSGSKMWITNSPAADVAVVWAKDDDGVVRGFIVPTDTPGFHAPKVTRKMSLRASVTGEIVLDDCRVPAANMLPGSGGLKSPLSCLTSARFGIAWGAMGALEAVLHASLDYTGSRTTFGKPIAARQLVQDKLVRMATDHSTGTLLAWRLGQLKDVGQMTYAHVSYAKRHNVRAALQGARLARELHGGNGITTEYPVIRHMLNLETVDTYEGTHDIHTLIIGRHLTGLGALD from the coding sequence ATGTTCGATGAATTCAACGTCCATGCCCTGCTCACGCCCGACGAGCGCCTGATCCGTGAGAGCGTGCGCGCGTTCTGCGAGCGTGAACTGCTGCCCGAGGTGGCGGCGTGGTGGGACGACGGCGACCTTCCCGTGCGCGACGTGATGCGGCGCTTCGGCGCGGTGGGCCTGCTGGGGCCGACCCTTCCCGAGGAGTACGGGGGAGCGGGCGCCACGTACAGCGCCTACGGGGCCATGATGTACGAGCTGGAGCGTGTGGACAGCGGCCTGCGCAGCGCCGCCAGCGTGCAGGGCAGCCTGGTGATGTACCCCATCCACGAGTATGGCAGCGAGGATCAGAAACGCCGCTGGCTGCCGGGCCTGGCGAGCGGCGAGCTGATCGGCTGCTTCGGCCTGACCGAACCCGACGGCGGCAGCGACCCCGGCGCGATGCGCACCCGCGCCCGCCGGGACGGCGACCACTATGTCCTGAGCGGCAGCAAGATGTGGATCACGAACAGTCCCGCCGCCGACGTGGCCGTGGTGTGGGCCAAGGACGACGACGGCGTGGTCCGGGGGTTCATCGTGCCCACCGACACGCCCGGTTTCCACGCGCCCAAGGTCACCCGCAAGATGAGCCTGCGGGCGTCGGTCACCGGCGAGATCGTGCTGGACGACTGCCGCGTTCCCGCCGCGAACATGCTGCCCGGCAGCGGCGGCCTGAAAAGTCCTCTGTCCTGCCTGACATCCGCCCGCTTCGGGATCGCGTGGGGCGCGATGGGCGCGCTGGAGGCCGTGCTCCACGCGAGCCTGGACTACACCGGCAGCCGCACCACCTTCGGCAAGCCCATCGCCGCGCGGCAGCTCGTGCAGGACAAGCTGGTGCGCATGGCGACGGACCACAGCACGGGCACGCTGCTCGCGTGGCGGCTGGGGCAGCTCAAGGATGTCGGGCAAATGACCTACGCGCACGTCAGCTACGCTAAACGCCACAACGTCCGCGCGGCGCTGCAGGGCGCCCGACTGGCCCGCGAACTCCACGGCGGGAACGGCATCACCACCGAGTATCCCGTGATCCGTCACATGCTGAACCTGGAAACCGTGGACACCTACGAGGGCACGCACGACATCCACACCCTGATCATCGGTCGCCACCTGACCGGCCTGGGCGCCCTGGACTGA
- a CDS encoding glycosyltransferase family 4 protein, with amino-acid sequence MRHPLARHPHEDRPLRIGMLAPIAWRVPPRHYGPWERVVSLLTEGLVAAGADVTLYATQDALTSARLSAVVPAPYEETPGMDVKVWEGLHLAHAFGDAARVDVLHNHADFLPLMFASLVTTPTITTIHGFSGAAILPAYTAYADRLAFVSISDADRSPALPYVATVYHGIDLGEFTYRAAPDDPPYLAFLGRLHPDKGAADAIRVACAAGLPLKLAGIIHDRAYFDREIEPQLGGDITYLGSVGPPERDRLLGGAAALLHLIHFDEPFGLSVLEAMACGTPVIAYGRGSMRELIDDGVSGFVVPDEAAAVIAVHALDGLDRAAVRARAETFSVARMVDGYLRVYRQLILGRVSS; translated from the coding sequence GTGCGGCACCCGCTGGCCCGCCACCCGCACGAGGACCGCCCGCTGCGGATCGGGATGCTCGCGCCCATCGCGTGGCGGGTGCCGCCCCGGCACTACGGTCCGTGGGAACGCGTGGTGTCGCTGCTCACCGAGGGGCTGGTGGCGGCCGGCGCGGACGTGACGCTGTACGCCACCCAGGACGCGCTCACCTCCGCCCGCCTGAGTGCGGTGGTGCCCGCGCCGTACGAGGAGACGCCGGGCATGGACGTGAAGGTGTGGGAGGGCCTGCACCTCGCGCACGCCTTCGGGGACGCCGCGCGGGTGGACGTGCTGCACAACCACGCCGACTTCCTGCCGCTGATGTTCGCGTCTCTGGTGACCACGCCCACCATCACGACCATTCACGGCTTCTCGGGCGCGGCGATCCTGCCCGCGTACACGGCCTATGCTGACCGGCTGGCCTTCGTGAGCATCAGCGACGCTGACCGCTCGCCCGCGCTGCCCTACGTGGCGACGGTGTACCACGGCATCGACCTGGGCGAGTTCACGTACCGCGCCGCGCCCGACGACCCGCCCTACCTGGCGTTCCTGGGCCGCCTCCACCCGGACAAGGGCGCCGCCGACGCCATCCGTGTGGCCTGTGCGGCCGGGCTGCCGCTGAAACTCGCGGGCATCATCCACGACCGGGCGTACTTCGACCGCGAGATCGAGCCGCAGCTGGGCGGCGACATCACGTATCTGGGGTCCGTCGGCCCGCCGGAACGCGACCGGCTGCTGGGCGGCGCGGCGGCGCTGCTGCACCTGATCCACTTCGACGAACCCTTCGGCCTGTCGGTGCTGGAGGCGATGGCCTGCGGCACTCCGGTGATCGCGTATGGGAGGGGCAGTATGAGAGAACTGATCGATGATGGCGTGAGCGGCTTCGTCGTGCCGGACGAGGCCGCTGCGGTGATCGCCGTTCACGCGCTGGACGGTCTCGACCGCGCCGCCGTGCGCGCCCGGGCCGAGACCTTCAGCGTGGCCCGGATGGTGGACGGTTACCTGCGGGTGTACCGGCAGCTCATTCTTGGCAGGGTTTCGTCATGA
- a CDS encoding asparagine synthase-related protein yields the protein MTAPPLSPAHLTLALRPAQQGEGREEGAVVVGPWVAALETHDPRGRMVAVARRPGVVAALLGVLYDRTLDSALDLYRETGDAFAAQLEGSFVLLLLDGAAGRVLAVTDRVGTRTLYHLRDGDRVWLSTRPDLPAFTRRPLSMAGLASTLVNGGLPAGLTLYEGVRALVPTDVHDVRLEEIVSTPYWTLPFDPAPPGRPDVAYADDLIHLLRGAVSRRVRACRERPYLSLSGGYDSRGLLGLLSAEGASFRTFAYALPAVRRGSDAEVAGRLAAQYGVPHEALIAYRGDLPRTITRNARQGQGVVPYCEEIDALHDLAEHDPTDVFTGEEVFEVRPAPLRTVAEQLARVHINEFSRLGWLEPFLPPGVFDALRHAWQPEYDAARAQSERWAHGYHKEMQLVLHHHEACRLLRWREQFVAQHANLHVPYLDTPVLDFGGRLPLHLMADKTILKRALYRLDPGLFRAPLASVPGYGANWQAELLALNEDVWARLLAGPSRLDTVIGPDAIRHLARQLPPHDPDARTRAMTSVRKVLGTWRRTPTGRRVFGHPPLKPKVPGLAATILKLLTLRQVLGEPQR from the coding sequence ATGACTGCTCCTCCCCTGAGCCCCGCGCACCTCACCCTTGCGCTGCGTCCCGCCCAGCAGGGCGAGGGGCGTGAGGAGGGCGCTGTCGTGGTCGGTCCGTGGGTGGCCGCGCTGGAGACGCACGACCCACGCGGCCGGATGGTCGCGGTCGCGCGGCGGCCCGGCGTGGTGGCCGCCCTGCTGGGCGTGCTGTACGACCGGACGCTGGACAGCGCGCTCGACCTGTACCGCGAGACCGGGGACGCCTTCGCCGCGCAGCTCGAGGGCAGTTTCGTGCTCCTGCTGCTCGACGGGGCGGCGGGCCGGGTGCTGGCCGTGACGGACCGGGTCGGCACCCGCACGCTGTACCACCTGCGTGACGGCGACCGGGTGTGGCTCTCAACCCGGCCGGACCTCCCTGCGTTCACGCGCCGGCCACTGAGTATGGCCGGCCTGGCCTCCACCCTGGTCAACGGAGGCCTGCCGGCCGGCCTGACCTTGTACGAAGGCGTCCGTGCCCTCGTGCCCACCGACGTGCACGATGTCCGGCTGGAAGAGATCGTGAGCACGCCGTACTGGACGCTGCCGTTTGACCCCGCCCCGCCCGGCCGCCCGGACGTGGCGTACGCCGACGACCTGATCCACTTGCTGCGCGGCGCCGTGTCCCGGCGCGTGCGTGCCTGCAGGGAGCGGCCCTACCTGTCCCTCAGCGGCGGCTACGATTCCCGTGGGTTGCTGGGCCTGTTGTCCGCCGAGGGCGCCTCCTTCCGGACATTCGCATATGCGCTGCCCGCCGTCCGTCGCGGCAGCGATGCCGAGGTGGCAGGCCGGCTGGCCGCGCAGTACGGCGTGCCGCACGAGGCGCTGATCGCCTACCGGGGCGATCTGCCGCGGACCATCACGCGCAACGCCCGGCAGGGCCAGGGCGTGGTGCCATACTGCGAGGAGATCGACGCCCTCCACGACCTGGCGGAGCACGACCCGACCGATGTCTTCACCGGCGAAGAAGTCTTCGAGGTGCGGCCCGCGCCGCTGCGCACGGTCGCGGAGCAGCTGGCGCGCGTTCATATCAACGAGTTCTCGCGGCTGGGCTGGCTCGAACCCTTCCTGCCGCCCGGCGTCTTTGACGCCCTCCGCCATGCGTGGCAGCCCGAGTACGACGCGGCCCGCGCCCAGAGCGAGCGGTGGGCGCACGGCTACCACAAGGAAATGCAGCTGGTCCTCCATCACCACGAGGCGTGCCGGCTGCTGCGCTGGCGGGAGCAGTTCGTCGCCCAGCACGCCAACCTGCACGTGCCGTACCTCGACACCCCGGTGCTTGACTTCGGAGGTCGGCTGCCGCTGCATCTGATGGCGGACAAGACGATCCTCAAGCGCGCGCTGTATCGGCTGGACCCCGGACTGTTCCGCGCGCCGCTGGCGAGCGTGCCGGGGTACGGAGCCAACTGGCAGGCCGAACTCCTCGCCCTGAACGAGGACGTATGGGCACGGCTGCTCGCCGGCCCCAGCCGCCTGGACACCGTGATCGGACCGGATGCGATCCGCCACCTGGCACGCCAGCTGCCGCCGCACGACCCGGACGCGCGCACCCGCGCCATGACGTCCGTCCGAAAGGTGCTCGGCACGTGGCGGCGTACGCCGACGGGCCGCCGGGTGTTCGGCCACCCGCCCCTCAAGCCTAAGGTGCCGGGCCTCGCGGCCACGATCCTCAAGCTGCTGACGCTGCGCCAGGTGCTGGGCGAACCGCAGCGCTGA
- a CDS encoding glycosyltransferase family 4 protein produces the protein MNAAPVYPRTTPTVEEGRGGVPCQDHATGGLFLSGVPAKTLLLSCYACAPATGTEPGFGWFTSRHLAAAGHRVHVLTRAGNRSAIESPSADPHPRVTFHYVRLPPALRFLKEAGGPHYLLWQVAALVHARRLLRAANVDIVHHVTYGSLQGGSLLWALGRPFFFGPAGGGQMAPPQARRYFGTAWRQERLRSALTGLLTLSPLHHVLACRATRMYATNAQTARLMTRLGAKRVQLMLDSGVPDDLIASAVPARTDGALKILWVGRLLRRKALRLALESVAELTVPVHLTVVGDGPDREEVPGWIEELGLQGRVSVLGRVSWAQVMALYREQDVFLFTSMRDSFGSQLLEAASQGLPIVCLDHQGAGDFLPEGAALKVPLRGADTLATDVAAALTRFATLTDAQRRAMGEAALTFARHHRWAEKADRYLRDYGERVGA, from the coding sequence GTGAACGCAGCGCCCGTCTACCCAAGGACCACGCCCACAGTCGAGGAGGGAAGAGGCGGTGTACCGTGTCAGGATCACGCGACCGGAGGCCTGTTCTTGAGTGGAGTGCCTGCCAAAACCCTGTTGCTCTCGTGTTACGCGTGCGCGCCGGCCACCGGCACGGAACCCGGGTTCGGATGGTTCACCAGCCGGCATCTCGCTGCGGCCGGCCATAGAGTGCATGTGCTGACGCGGGCCGGGAACCGCAGCGCCATCGAGTCGCCGTCGGCTGATCCGCACCCGCGGGTCACCTTCCATTACGTCCGCCTGCCTCCGGCCCTGCGGTTCCTGAAGGAAGCGGGCGGACCGCATTACCTGCTGTGGCAGGTGGCCGCGCTTGTTCACGCCCGGCGGCTGCTCCGCGCTGCCAATGTCGACATCGTTCACCACGTCACCTACGGCAGTCTTCAGGGCGGGTCGCTGCTGTGGGCGCTGGGACGGCCGTTCTTCTTCGGTCCGGCGGGGGGTGGACAGATGGCGCCGCCGCAGGCCCGGCGGTACTTCGGGACAGCGTGGCGGCAGGAACGTTTGCGTTCAGCCCTCACGGGCCTGCTGACGCTCTCGCCGCTGCACCATGTCCTGGCCTGCCGCGCGACGAGGATGTACGCCACGAACGCCCAGACGGCCCGCCTCATGACGCGGCTGGGCGCGAAGCGGGTTCAGCTGATGCTGGACAGCGGCGTGCCCGACGATCTGATCGCGTCCGCGGTGCCGGCCCGCACTGACGGCGCCCTGAAGATCCTGTGGGTGGGCCGGCTCCTGCGCCGCAAGGCGCTGCGCCTGGCGCTGGAGAGCGTAGCGGAGCTGACGGTGCCCGTCCACCTGACGGTGGTGGGGGACGGCCCGGACCGGGAGGAGGTGCCGGGCTGGATCGAGGAACTCGGCCTCCAGGGCCGGGTGAGCGTGCTGGGCCGGGTATCGTGGGCCCAGGTCATGGCGCTGTACCGTGAGCAGGACGTGTTCCTGTTCACAAGTATGCGCGATTCCTTCGGCTCTCAGCTATTGGAAGCGGCGTCACAGGGCCTGCCGATCGTGTGCCTGGACCATCAGGGAGCCGGGGATTTCCTGCCGGAGGGCGCGGCGTTGAAGGTCCCGCTGCGCGGCGCGGACACGCTGGCGACGGACGTGGCGGCCGCTCTGACCCGTTTCGCCACCCTGACAGACGCGCAGCGGCGGGCGATGGGCGAGGCCGCCCTGACCTTTGCGCGGCACCACCGCTGGGCTGAGAAGGCCGACCGCTATCTGCGGGATTACGGCGAGCGGGTGGGCGCATGA
- a CDS encoding AAA family ATPase, which produces MLTVNVLGHTHITYKGTLVPLSAKAVALITYLTLERLPQHRERLADLLWSTAEARKNLRVELARIRSAGLDIFPRSRQLLYLEHVTTDLDVWRSRLSSGMDQPELAHWLAMLRGLPLSGMEDLGSTALQEWVDQQRCTLEEQVEQVLEQAHRRFLEDNKPWATRIIQARAAALGYHLDVPIVELGRPVPATMPTSATERVLDVPAAEPEDPEAGIPGEERALIGALERARTQPQAVVIHGPLGSGKSYLTEHVLQAQDWLTVRVRSTRLSRLVIASIAQELARVADAADADTLRRLLLHPGTLEEDTVKLATLMARLPTPVALVLDHTQSAPVELASLLEFMLMAPCAAPRAVVLLSRTPPAKSPLCRSLLRRLDTTQCTQIEMVPLTVAGVERILRDHDHGHASVERAAELLQRSEGNVLHLLSLLEQEHHPAGFGGVRLPDPVREQYAGEIDGWPEPLREALGYLSVINGEFDVSLMRVALDAPSLPFAQSVLKEALERTCLVEQEPDTALRYPTLDLPVRQSGGSGLYAFRSEGLRVSVAAGLPHEQRQAVRRRLAAALEEREPGLALYYAERVGADQLTERLRRAYHARLNADSPLLGTPVSEYADPMRMTVPVVQAPARLGGAALNTTWQGYTLSRGTGGWLSIVSQGRSGHPRTLRLHVPLPAPEQSGPRQVRVVWRLEVFQGGMDLGPLQAPFALRLHRCGDPEAHVFTPDVHREYAEDGLRHVPHANLKAGIWMSHRVTLPAAQGPDEVLELGVRGLDVALTLGQIEVDGVDLLGVAQTQGTPVVLPTPRALSRLN; this is translated from the coding sequence ATGTTGACGGTGAACGTACTCGGCCACACGCACATCACGTACAAGGGCACCCTGGTGCCCCTCTCCGCGAAGGCCGTGGCCCTGATCACGTACCTCACGCTCGAACGCCTGCCCCAACACCGCGAGCGGCTTGCCGACCTGCTGTGGTCCACCGCCGAGGCCCGCAAGAACCTGCGTGTGGAACTTGCCCGTATCCGGTCCGCGGGCCTCGATATCTTTCCTCGCAGCCGCCAGCTGCTGTACCTGGAGCACGTCACCACCGATCTGGACGTGTGGCGCTCACGCCTGAGCAGCGGCATGGATCAGCCGGAGCTCGCCCACTGGCTGGCCATGCTGCGCGGTCTGCCCCTGAGCGGCATGGAGGACCTGGGCAGCACTGCCCTGCAGGAATGGGTGGACCAGCAGCGCTGCACGCTGGAAGAGCAGGTAGAGCAGGTGCTGGAGCAGGCGCACCGCCGCTTCCTAGAAGACAACAAGCCGTGGGCGACCCGCATCATCCAGGCGAGGGCCGCGGCCCTCGGGTACCACCTGGACGTGCCGATCGTCGAACTGGGCCGCCCGGTCCCGGCGACCATGCCGACGTCCGCCACGGAGCGGGTGCTGGACGTTCCGGCCGCAGAGCCCGAGGACCCCGAGGCCGGCATTCCGGGCGAGGAGCGCGCGCTGATCGGCGCCCTGGAACGCGCGCGCACGCAGCCGCAGGCGGTGGTGATCCACGGCCCGCTCGGCAGCGGCAAGTCCTACCTGACCGAACACGTCCTCCAGGCGCAGGACTGGCTGACCGTGCGCGTGCGCAGCACCCGCCTGAGCCGCCTGGTGATCGCGTCCATCGCGCAGGAACTCGCCCGTGTGGCCGACGCCGCCGATGCCGACACGCTGCGCCGCCTGCTGCTGCACCCCGGCACGCTGGAGGAGGACACCGTCAAGCTCGCCACGCTGATGGCCCGGCTGCCGACGCCGGTGGCGCTGGTGCTGGACCACACGCAGAGCGCGCCGGTGGAACTGGCGTCCCTGCTGGAATTCATGCTGATGGCCCCGTGCGCGGCGCCGCGCGCCGTGGTGCTGCTGTCACGGACGCCGCCCGCGAAGTCGCCGCTGTGCCGCTCCCTGCTGCGCCGCCTGGACACCACCCAGTGTACGCAGATCGAGATGGTGCCCCTGACCGTCGCGGGCGTCGAGCGCATCCTGCGTGACCACGATCACGGCCACGCGTCCGTGGAGCGGGCCGCCGAGCTGCTGCAGCGCAGCGAGGGCAACGTCCTGCACCTCCTGAGCCTGCTCGAGCAGGAGCACCACCCGGCTGGCTTCGGCGGCGTGCGCCTGCCCGACCCGGTGCGCGAGCAGTACGCCGGCGAGATCGACGGCTGGCCCGAACCCCTGCGAGAGGCCCTGGGCTACCTGAGCGTGATCAACGGCGAGTTTGACGTGTCCCTGATGCGCGTCGCGCTGGACGCACCCAGCCTGCCCTTCGCGCAGAGCGTGCTGAAAGAGGCGCTGGAGCGCACATGTCTCGTCGAGCAGGAGCCCGACACGGCGCTGCGCTACCCGACCCTGGATCTCCCGGTCCGGCAGAGCGGCGGTTCGGGCCTGTACGCATTCCGTTCCGAGGGCCTGCGCGTGAGCGTGGCCGCGGGCCTGCCGCACGAACAGCGACAGGCCGTGCGCCGCCGCCTGGCCGCCGCGCTGGAGGAACGCGAGCCCGGCCTCGCGCTGTACTACGCCGAGCGCGTCGGAGCGGATCAGCTCACCGAACGTCTGAGACGCGCCTACCACGCCCGGCTGAACGCAGACAGCCCGCTGCTGGGCACCCCCGTCAGCGAGTACGCGGACCCGATGCGCATGACGGTGCCCGTCGTGCAGGCGCCCGCCCGGCTGGGCGGCGCGGCACTGAACACCACATGGCAGGGCTACACCCTGTCGCGCGGCACGGGCGGCTGGCTCAGCATCGTGAGCCAGGGGCGGTCCGGGCATCCGCGCACCCTGCGGCTACATGTGCCCCTGCCGGCGCCGGAGCAGTCCGGCCCCCGTCAGGTCCGCGTGGTGTGGCGCCTGGAGGTCTTCCAGGGCGGCATGGACCTGGGTCCTCTGCAGGCGCCGTTCGCGCTGCGCCTTCACCGCTGCGGCGACCCGGAAGCCCACGTGTTCACGCCGGACGTGCACCGCGAGTACGCGGAGGACGGCCTGCGCCACGTGCCCCACGCGAACCTCAAGGCGGGCATCTGGATGTCGCATCGCGTGACCCTGCCGGCCGCCCAGGGACCGGACGAGGTGCTGGAACTCGGCGTGCGCGGCCTGGATGTCGCCCTGACCCTAGGACAGATCGAGGTGGACGGCGTGGACCTGCTGGGCGTGGCGCAGACCCAGGGCACGCCGGTGGTCCTGCCGACGCCGCGCGCCCTGTCCCGCCTGAACTGA
- a CDS encoding UDP-glucuronic acid decarboxylase family protein, with protein MRILLTGSAGFVGSHLTERLLADGHEVVGVDNYISGQRGNTALFAEHPGFSFIEADVSHGLPDPGGRLDWVMHFASPASPPHYQQFPVETLMVGAQGTQNGLELARAHGAKFFMASTSEVYGDPHVHPQPESYWGHVNPNGLRSCYDEAKRYAEAITMAYHRHYGVDTRIIRIFNTYGPRMRPDDGRVITNFVHQALRGEPLTVYGDGQQTRSFQYVDDLVEGIVRVMGVQDHDPVNLGNPVEFTMLDLVDVLREVLDQPLATRTEPMPHDDPRQRKPDISRAKALLGWEPLVPLRDGLRRTIDAARRGERPTEAEHSLA; from the coding sequence ATGCGGATCCTGCTCACCGGCAGCGCGGGCTTCGTCGGCTCGCACCTGACCGAGCGCCTGCTGGCCGACGGGCATGAGGTCGTCGGGGTGGACAACTACATCAGCGGCCAGCGGGGCAACACAGCGCTGTTCGCGGAGCACCCCGGCTTCTCGTTCATCGAGGCGGACGTCAGCCACGGCCTTCCCGATCCGGGCGGGCGGCTCGACTGGGTGATGCACTTCGCGAGCCCGGCCAGTCCGCCGCATTACCAGCAGTTCCCGGTGGAGACGCTGATGGTCGGCGCCCAGGGCACCCAGAACGGCCTGGAACTGGCCCGCGCGCACGGCGCGAAGTTCTTCATGGCGAGCACCAGCGAGGTGTACGGCGACCCGCACGTGCACCCGCAGCCGGAAAGCTACTGGGGCCACGTGAATCCCAACGGCCTGCGCTCGTGCTACGACGAGGCCAAGCGCTACGCCGAGGCGATCACCATGGCCTACCACCGCCATTACGGCGTGGACACCCGCATCATCCGGATCTTCAACACATACGGTCCGCGCATGCGCCCCGACGACGGGCGCGTGATCACGAACTTCGTGCACCAGGCGCTGCGCGGCGAGCCTCTCACGGTGTACGGCGACGGACAGCAGACGCGCTCGTTCCAGTACGTGGACGACCTCGTGGAAGGCATCGTGCGCGTGATGGGCGTGCAGGACCACGATCCGGTGAACCTGGGGAACCCGGTCGAGTTCACCATGCTGGACCTCGTGGATGTCCTGCGCGAGGTGCTGGACCAGCCGCTGGCGACCCGGACAGAGCCGATGCCGCACGACGATCCGCGGCAGCGCAAGCCGGACATCTCCCGCGCCAAAGCCCTGCTCGGCTGGGAACCCCTCGTGCCGCTGCGTGACGGTCTGCGCCGCACGATCGACGCGGCCAGGCGCGGCGAGCGGCCCACCGAGGCCGAGCACTCGCTGGCCTGA
- a CDS encoding glycosyltransferase family 4 protein, whose protein sequence is MKVVMAHTFYKQKGGEDESYRAEARLLEDHGHHVVRYERHNRELDGLPAAQIALKTLWNAQSAREVGLVAADAGADVVHFQNTFPLMSPAVYSAARRRGAAVVQALRNYRHSCVNGLLFRDGHLCESCSGRSFALPGIQHRCYRHSTVGSAVVATMQSTHKLLRTYERHVDLFIAVSGFVRQKYIEFGIDPDRIVVKPNFVYPDPGAQLAPGSYALFVGRLSAEKGVRRLVEVWLRERPGLDLRIVGDGAERGDLEALAGSDARISFLGGLSLPQTYAQIAGAAFVVVPSEWYEPFGRTAIEGLAHGTPVVCSAIGGLAEIVEDGVTGFTFEAGDAESMTAALRRAVSRVDDGQLRVNARAAYERSYSPQANYEILMSAYHHAADHRARH, encoded by the coding sequence ATGAAGGTGGTGATGGCCCACACCTTCTACAAGCAGAAAGGCGGCGAGGACGAGAGCTACCGGGCTGAGGCGCGGCTGCTGGAGGACCATGGGCATCACGTCGTGCGGTACGAGCGCCACAACCGTGAACTCGACGGGCTGCCGGCCGCCCAGATCGCCCTGAAGACCCTGTGGAACGCCCAGAGTGCGCGTGAGGTCGGGCTGGTGGCGGCCGACGCGGGGGCCGACGTGGTGCATTTCCAGAACACCTTCCCACTGATGTCGCCCGCCGTGTACAGCGCGGCCCGCCGGCGGGGCGCAGCCGTGGTGCAGGCGCTGCGTAACTACCGCCACTCGTGTGTGAACGGCCTACTGTTCCGGGACGGACACCTGTGCGAGTCGTGCTCGGGGCGGTCGTTCGCCCTGCCGGGCATCCAGCACCGCTGTTACCGGCACAGCACCGTCGGGTCCGCGGTCGTGGCCACCATGCAGTCCACCCACAAGCTGCTGCGGACCTACGAGCGTCACGTCGACCTGTTCATCGCCGTGTCAGGCTTCGTTCGGCAGAAGTACATCGAGTTCGGCATTGACCCGGACCGTATCGTGGTCAAACCGAACTTCGTGTACCCGGACCCGGGCGCCCAGCTGGCGCCCGGCTCGTATGCGCTGTTCGTCGGACGACTCAGCGCTGAGAAGGGCGTCCGGCGGCTGGTCGAGGTGTGGCTGCGGGAGCGCCCCGGGCTGGACCTGAGGATCGTGGGCGACGGCGCCGAACGCGGCGACCTGGAGGCCCTGGCTGGCTCCGACGCCCGGATCTCGTTCCTGGGCGGTCTGTCGCTGCCGCAGACCTACGCGCAGATCGCGGGGGCGGCGTTCGTGGTCGTGCCGTCGGAGTGGTACGAGCCGTTCGGGAGGACCGCCATTGAGGGCCTGGCACACGGCACGCCCGTGGTGTGCTCTGCCATCGGTGGCCTGGCAGAGATCGTGGAGGACGGCGTGACAGGATTCACCTTCGAGGCCGGGGATGCCGAGTCCATGACAGCGGCCCTGCGGCGTGCCGTCAGCCGCGTGGACGACGGGCAACTCCGGGTGAACGCCCGCGCCGCCTACGAACGCTCGTACTCCCCCCAAGCCAACTACGAGATTCTCATGAGCGCGTATCACCACGCCGCAGACCACCGGGCACGTCACTGA